The sequence below is a genomic window from Actinokineospora baliensis.
CGCCCTGGTCGACTACGCGGGGGTGCTGCGGCGCAAGGGGGTCGAGCGGGTGCGGATGGTGGCCACCTCGGCCACCAGGGACGCCGCCAACCGCGACGAGTTCTTCGCCATGACCGCCGACGTGCTCGGTGTCGAGGCCGAGGTCATCAGCGGGGCCGAGGAGGCGGAGCTGTCCTTCCTGGGCGCTGTGGGGGATCTGGAGCCCGAGGACGGCCCCTTCCTGGTGGCCGACGTCGGCGGCGGGTCGACCGAGCTCGTGCTGGGCACCTGGGACGGTCTTGAAGCGCGCTTCGACGGCGCCAAGTCCGTGGACGTCGGCTGCGTGCGGTTGACCGAGCGCGCGCTGACCTCGGACCCGCCGACGGCGGCTGAGGTCGCCGAGGCCGAGGCCATCGCCGATCGGGTGCTCGACGAGGCGTTCGCCCAGGTCCCGGTGGCCAAGGCGCGGACGTGGGTCGGCGTCGCGGGCACCGTGACCACCCTGTCGGCGATCAACCTGGGGCTGGCCGCCTACGACCCCGACCAGATCCACCTGAGCCGGATCCCGTTCGCCGGGATCGAGTCCATCACCACCCGCCTGCTCACCACGGGTCACCGCGAACGCGCCGCCATCGGGGCCATGCACCCCGGCCGGGTGGACGTGATCGGGGGCGGCGCCGTGGTGGTCAGGGCACTGGCCAGGCGCATCGCGCTGGAGACGGAGATCACAAGCCTTCTGGTGAGCGAGCACGACATTCTGGACGGCATCGCGCTCTCCGTCGCCGGGGTCGATGACCAGCGGTGACAAGCGCCAATACATCGCATAGCCGTCGCGACAATGACCTGACACCTAACCGCCAACGACAAACTGTTCGGTTACCGGTCACTCTCCGATGAGACCATCCCCCAAACGGATGAACTACGTCTGATTGTGACTCGTTTGTGACGCTCTCGATCGCCTGCTGACTCACCCCTCCGGTTAACTTCCACTCACTTTCGGAGCGGGCGGTTCCGCTCCGCGATCGACGACTGCCGTTGGCGCACCAAGCCTGAGCACGTCGAACTAGCCTGGGAGGAGACCCATGCGCAAACCACGCTGGATAGCGGCAACGGTGATGCCGCTTGCACTCGCGCTCACAATCGCGGGTTGCGGCGGTGGCAGCGAGGACAACGGCAGCAGCGGCAACACCGGTGGCAGCACTGGCACCAGTGACCCCGATGGCGCCCTGTCGGCCTTCGGGACCGAGCCGGAGAACCCGCTCATCCCCGGCAACACCACCGAGAGCGGCGGCAGCAAGGTCATCCGCGCCCTGTTCACCGGTCTGACCAGGTACGACCCGGTGACCGGCGAGTCGAAGAACGCGGTGGCCGAGAAGATCGACACGACCGACTCCAAGGTCTACACGGTCAAGCTGAAGGCCGGTTGGAAGTTCCACGACGGCACCCCGGTGAAGGCGAAGAACTTCGTCGACGCCTGGAACTTCACCGCCGCCAGCCCCAACGGGCAGCAGGGCGCGAGCTTCTTCGAGCAGGTCCAGGGCTACAAGG
It includes:
- a CDS encoding Ppx/GppA phosphatase family protein; its protein translation is MSRVAAIDCGTNSIRLLVAEASTGHDGATALRDLHREMRVVRLGQGVDATGLLAAAAIARTRDALVDYAGVLRRKGVERVRMVATSATRDAANRDEFFAMTADVLGVEAEVISGAEEAELSFLGAVGDLEPEDGPFLVADVGGGSTELVLGTWDGLEARFDGAKSVDVGCVRLTERALTSDPPTAAEVAEAEAIADRVLDEAFAQVPVAKARTWVGVAGTVTTLSAINLGLAAYDPDQIHLSRIPFAGIESITTRLLTTGHRERAAIGAMHPGRVDVIGGGAVVVRALARRIALETEITSLLVSEHDILDGIALSVAGVDDQR